A window from Pagrus major chromosome 4, Pma_NU_1.0 encodes these proteins:
- the mvda gene encoding diphosphomevalonate decarboxylase, whose translation MDKPKIATCTAPVNIAVIKYWGKRDEELILPINSSLSVTLHQDQLKTTTTVATSRSFQEDRIWLNGKEEDITHPRLQSCLREIRRLARKRRNDGDPSLDLSHKVHICSVNNFPTAAGLASSAAGFACLVYTLARVFGVEGELSGIARQGSGSACRSIYGGFVQWIMGQKDDGKDSIAQQVEPETHWPELRILVLVASAERKPVGSTSGMQTSVQTSCLLKHRAESVVPGRMVEMIEAVRRKDFAAFAELTMKDSNQFHATCLDTYPPIFYLNSVSQQVINLVHRYNRHYGETRVTYTFDAGPNAVIFILQQHVPEFVRVVQHFFPPETNGGQFIKGLPVKSASLSEELKQAIGLEPMPKGISYVISTKAGPGPRVVEDPAQHLLGSDGLPKETV comes from the exons ATGGACAAGCCGAAGATAGCGACATGCACCGCTCCTGTGAATATAGCTGTCATAAAATACT GGGGGAAGAGAGATGAAGAATTAATCCTACCCATTAACTCATCTCTGAGTGTCACACTGCATCAAGACCAG CtgaaaacaaccacaacagTCGCAACCAGCAGATCATTTCAGGAAGATCGAATATGGCTCAATGGCAAAGAGGAGGATATAACCCATCCAAGACTACAGTCCTGCCTGAGAGAGA TTCGACGATTAGCAAGGAAGAGACGTAATGACGGGGACCCCAGTTTGGATTTGTCTCACAAAGTCCACATCTGCTCTGTTAACAACTTCCCCACTGCTGCTGGCCTCGCCTCCTCAGCGGCTGGATTCGCTTGTCTAG TTTACACTCTGGCCCGGGTGTTCGGTGTAGAGGGGGAGTTGTCTGGCATTGCTCGACAGGGCTCAGGCAGCGCATGCCGGAGTATTTATGGAGGGTTTGTCCAGTGGATCATGGGACAGAAAGACGATGGCAAGGACAGTATAGCCCAGCAGGTGGAGCCAGAGACTCACTGGCCTGAGCTCAGAATCCTTGTGCTTGTG GCCAGTGCTGAGAGGAAGCCAGTGGGCAGCACCTCTGGGATGCAAACCAGTGTACAAACAAGCTGTCTCTTAAAG cacCGGGCTGAGTCTGTCGTCCCAGGCCGGATGGTAGAGATGATTGAGGCGGTGCGAAGAAAGGACTTTGCTGCATTTGCTGAACTAACCATGAAGGACAGTAACCAGTTCCATGCCACCTGCCTTGACACATACCCTCCCATCTTCTACCTCAACAGTGTGTCTCAACAGGTCATCAATTTGGTACATCGGTATAACAGACACTACGGGGAGACAAGG GTGACCTACACGTTTGATGCAGGACCCAATGCTGTGATCTTTATTCTGCAGCAGCATGTTCCTGAGTTTGTTCGGGTGGTTCAACACTTCTTCCCCCCAGAGACCAACGGAGGACA GTTTATTAAGGGTCTTCCAGTTAAGAGTGCTTCCCTTTCCGAGGAGCTGAAACAAGCTATTGGACTGGAGCCAATGCCAAAGGGAATAAGCTACGTTATTAGTACAAAG GCTGGACCAGGCCCTCGTGTTGTGGAGGATCCCGCTCAGCATCTACTTGGATCTGATGGTTTGCCCAAGGAAACTGTCTGA